The Rhodohalobacter sp. SW132 genome includes a region encoding these proteins:
- the tgt gene encoding tRNA guanosine(34) transglycosylase Tgt, producing MFKLEKTSSSSKARTGILKTDHGSIKTPIFMPVGTVGSVKAVNQDDLADKVKAQIILGNTYHLYLRPGNEIMENAGGLHSFMRWDRPILTDSGGYQIFSLSDNRKLEEEGATFKSHLDGSKHLFTPENVVETQRVLGSDIIMILDECPPYPAEKSYVHESMGLTHRWAKRGREAFLTSKPKYGHSQAQFGIVQGGTFKDLRKESSEYMASLNFEGLAIGGLSVGEPNELMYEITDFNTEHLPEEKPRYLMGVGTPANLLQCVARGVDMFDCVMPTRNARNGMIFTRYGKINLRNAKWKHHHQPLDTDFPSDLCSKYKMSYLHHLFKANELLGLELASKQNLTFYLWLMSEARSRIEDDTFSDWYPGMSETVDKKI from the coding sequence TTGTTCAAATTAGAGAAAACTTCGTCATCGTCAAAAGCCCGTACTGGAATTTTAAAAACCGATCACGGTTCTATAAAAACCCCCATCTTTATGCCGGTTGGAACTGTGGGCAGTGTAAAGGCCGTGAACCAGGATGATCTTGCTGATAAAGTGAAAGCTCAAATTATCCTGGGTAATACCTATCATTTGTACCTGAGACCGGGAAATGAAATTATGGAGAATGCCGGCGGATTACATTCGTTCATGCGCTGGGATCGTCCGATTTTAACCGATTCAGGTGGATACCAAATTTTCTCTCTCTCTGATAACCGAAAACTGGAAGAAGAAGGGGCAACTTTCAAAAGTCATCTTGACGGCTCCAAGCATCTTTTTACCCCCGAAAATGTTGTAGAAACTCAGCGCGTACTCGGTTCAGATATCATCATGATATTGGATGAGTGCCCGCCCTATCCCGCAGAAAAAAGCTACGTACATGAGTCCATGGGGCTTACGCATCGCTGGGCAAAACGCGGCCGTGAGGCTTTCCTGACTTCAAAACCAAAATATGGGCACTCCCAGGCACAGTTTGGTATTGTGCAGGGAGGAACATTTAAAGATCTCAGAAAAGAGTCCTCTGAATATATGGCTTCACTCAATTTTGAAGGACTGGCCATAGGCGGGCTCAGTGTGGGTGAACCGAATGAACTGATGTATGAAATTACCGATTTTAACACCGAACATCTGCCCGAAGAGAAGCCCCGTTACCTGATGGGAGTGGGAACACCGGCAAACCTGCTGCAGTGTGTGGCCCGTGGTGTGGACATGTTTGATTGTGTGATGCCAACCCGAAATGCCCGTAACGGAATGATTTTTACCCGGTATGGAAAGATCAACCTCCGAAATGCAAAGTGGAAACATCATCATCAGCCGCTGGATACCGATTTCCCGAGTGATCTTTGCAGTAAATATAAAATGAGCTATCTGCATCACCTGTTTAAAGCCAATGAACTTCTTGGTCTGGAGCTCGCATCCAAACAGAACCTGACGTTTTATCTCTGGCTGATGAGCGAAGCCAGGAGTAGAATTGAAGATGATACATTTTCGGATTGGTACCCTGGAATGTCGGAAACTGTTGACAAAAAGATTTAA